A section of the Falco peregrinus isolate bFalPer1 chromosome 3, bFalPer1.pri, whole genome shotgun sequence genome encodes:
- the LOC101923125 gene encoding transcription factor HES-5-like, whose product MAPSNTLMIHMEEKLLPKEKNKLRKPVVEKMRRDRINSSIEQLKLLLEKEFQRHQPNSKLEKADILEVAVSYLKQQSQLQDQTFINKNLEQDFNSGYLRCLKEAMHFLSYYEPKKETQVQLIKHFCKAQMGADVMYSPALRSSPLSPCLFARKQPAQKTVAAAPTIWRPW is encoded by the exons ATGGCTCCCAGTAACACCCTCATGATCCACATGGAGGAGAAACTgctgccaaaagaaaagaataaa CTGAGGAAGCCGGTGGTGGAGAAAATGCGCCGTGACCGGATTAACAGCAGCATCGAGCAGCTGAAActgctcctggagaaggagTTTCAGAGGCACCAGCCCAACTCCAAGCTGGAGAAAGCCGACATCCTGGAAGTGGCTGTCAGCTACctgaagcagcagagccagctgcaggaCCAAA ctTTCATTAACAAGAATCTAGAGCAGGACTTTAACAGTGGATACCTGCGGTGCCTCAAGGAAGCGATGCATTTTCTGTCCTACTACGAACCCAAGAAGGAAACTCAGGTGCAGCTAATCAAGCATTTCTGCAAAGCTCAGATGGGTGCAGATGTCATGTACTCGCCTGCTCTGCGGAGTTCCCCTCTGTCACCCTGCCTGTTTGCCAGAAAGCAACCTGCCCAGAAGactgtggctgctgctcctACCATCTGGAGACCCTGGTAG